A genomic region of Antennarius striatus isolate MH-2024 chromosome 2, ASM4005453v1, whole genome shotgun sequence contains the following coding sequences:
- the si:dkey-178k16.1 gene encoding band 4.1-like protein 1, producing the protein MTTEKALAGEMKSTMEGDTRRTNQVPEEHGEDDSSEKTPSKASKSPQKTTKRPKTVPVKVTLLDGSDYEAAVEKFAKGQTLLDMVCGHLNLLERDYFGLTFQDTDNSKNWLDPSKEIKKQIRVGSWIFGFSVKFYPPDPSVLIEDITRYYLCLQLRDDILSGRLPCSFVTHALLGSYTVQAEIGDYEVEEHGPDYVSDFRFAPNQTRELEERVMELHHNYRGMSPADAEVNFLENAKKLSMYGVDLHHAKDSEGIDIMLGVSANGLLIYRDRLRINRFAWPKILKISYKRSNFYIKIRPGEYEQFESTIGFKLPNHRASKRLWKVCIEHHTFFRLVSPEPPPKGFLVIGSKFRYSGRTQAQTRQASALIDRPAPQFDRSISKRYLLPRSIDGASTLGVSMDQLSQRSSSERIQFMSREDLDQEGSLDLDHEQYHYQDQDQSTDHELEQHEPLEQDQVQKHTLELKQFLDKPEDVLQKHQASINELKRALRQPNSKMAQREKRLSSATPPGGTPERKPETPPTPAIHEEPLNEASREQWEKRLGSVSEDDQDHDILYLKETHLGIERKCSSITVSSTSSLEAEVDFTILTDLHTGMEEFSRGMSELGDRDMSPDGGLCFGIDLLQQQGPSEMPPPLVSAPLSKAATNSPPAKHSQAEDVRPEVKRPDVQPVVPKKPKRSVPLSSSVDREQSHRDTSHVSAVTPLSKETSDVTPTPTVRKTDVRTETQPNGSEVTTTIVEFTDQDHGITGLSEVSYCTRQSISPVHMSTLGREASGSPILVTENVTTATTHVSKTVKGGYSETRIEKRIIITGDDDVDQEQALAIAIQEAKQQHPDMQVTKAVVVRETESSSEDRHSMSES; encoded by the exons ATGACAACTGAGAAGGCTTTGGCTGGGGAAATGAAGAGCACAATGGAGGGCGACACCAGGAGAACCAATCAG GTTCCAGAGGAACACGGAGAAGATGATAGCTCAGAGAAAACCCCCAGCAAAGCCTCCAAATCTCCCCAAAAAACTACCAAGCGGCCAAAGACCGTCCCTGTTAAAGTCACTCTGCTTGACGGCTCTGACTACGAGGCTGCAGTTGAG AAATTTGCCAAAGGCCAGACCTTGCTGGACATGGTGTGCGGCCATCTGAACCTGCTGGAGAGAGACTACTTCGGCCTGACTTTCCAGGACACAGACAACTCCAAG AATTGGTTGGATCCCTCTAAAGAGATTAAGAAGCAAATTCGAG TTGGTTCGTGGATCTTTGGATTTTCTGTTAAATTCTACCCTCCAGACCCATCTGTGCTCATCGAAGACATCACCAG GTACTACCTGTGTCTGCAGCTGAGGGATGACATCCTGTCCGGCCGTCTGCCCTGCTCATTTGTTACCCATGCCCTTCTGGGCTCTTACACAGTCCAGGCAGAAATCGGAGACTACGAGGTGGAGGAACATGGCCCTGACTATGTCAGCGACTTCCGCTTTGCACCTAACCAAACacgtgagctggaggagagagtgATGGAGCTGCACCATAACTATAG GGGAATGAGTCCAGCAGATGCAGAGGTGAACTTTCTAGAAAATGCCAAGAAGCTCTCGATGTATGGAGTGGACCTACATCATGCTAAG GATTCAGAAGGAATTGACATAATGCTCGGAGTCAGTGCAAACGGTCTGCTCATTTACCGAGACAGACTGAGGATCAATCGGTTTGCCTGGCCAAAAATTTTGAAGATCTCGTATAAGAGAAGCAACTTCTACATCAAAATACGCCCAGGGGAG TATGAACAGTTTGAAAGCACCATTGGTTTCAAGCTGCCCAACCACCGGGCCTCGAAGCGATTATGGAAGGTCTGCATTGAGCACCACACCTTCTTCAG GTTGGTTTCTCCTGAACCGCCTCCTAAGGGTTTCTTGGTGATTGGCTCCAAATTCCGCTACAGTGGGCGAACTCAAGCACAGACCAGACAAGCCAGTGCTCTTATTGACAGACCTGCCCCACAGTTCGATAGGTCCATTAGCAAGAGGTATTTGCTGCCCCGAAGCATTGATGGAG CCTCAACTCTAGGTGTAAGTATGGACCAACTGTCCCAACGCAGTTCCAGTGAACGCATTCAGTTCATGTCCAGAGAAGACCTCGACCAAGAAGGAAGTCTGGACTTGGACCATGAACAGTACCACTATCAGGACCAGGACCAATCCACGGATCACGAACTGGAGCAGCATGAACCTCTAGAGCAAGATCAGGTTCAGAAGCATACTTTGGAGCTCAAG CAGTTCTTGGATAAACCAGAAGATGTTCTACAGAAGCATCAGGCAAGCATCAATGAACTCAAGAGGGCCTTGAGGCAGCCTAACAGTAAGATGGCCCAGAGGGAGAAAAGGCTCTCCTCAGCTACACCACCTGGAGGAACACCTGAGCGGAAACCA GAGACACCTCCCACACCTGCTATACATGAAGAGCCTCTTAACGAAGCTTCA AGGGAACAATGGGAGAAACGTCTGGGCTCTGTCTCAGAAGATGACCAGGACCATGACATCCTCTACTTGAAGGAAACCCACCTGGGCATTGAGCGGAAATGTTCCAGCATTACAGTCAGCTCTACGTCCAGCTTGGAGGCAGAAGTCGATTTCACCATCCTCACTGACCTGCACACAGGCATGGAAGAGTTCTCCAGGGGCATGTCAGAACTGGGAGACAGGGATATGTCACCTGATGGGGGTCTTTGCTTTGGCATTGACTTGCTCCAGCAGCAGGGCCCTTCTGAAATGCCTCCTCCATTGGTGTCAGCTCCTCTGTCCAAAGCAGCTACTAACAGCCCCCCAGCCAAGCATAGCCAGGCTGAAGATGTCCGACCAGAAGTCAAACGACCCGATGTGCAG CCTGTGGTGCCCAAAAAACCAAAGAGGTCAGTTCCGTTGTCATCGTCAGTGGACAGGGAGCAGTCGCACAGAGACACCAGTCATGTCTCTGCTGTCACACCCCTGAGCAAGGAGACCAGTGATGTCACACCCACACCAACTGTGAGGAAAACGGATGTGCGGACAGAGACTCAGCCCaacgggtcagaggtcaccacaACCATTGTGGAGTTCACAGATCAG GATCATGGTATCACTGGACTAAGTGAAGTGTCTTACTGCACGAGACAGAGCATCTCCCCT GTACACATGAGCACTCTTGGAAGAGAGGCATCAGGGTCACCCATCCTTGTCACTGAAAATGTTACCACGGCAACCACTCATGTCTCCAAG ACAGTAAAAGGAGGATATTCGGAGACCAGGATCGAGAAGAGGATCATAATCACaggagatgatgatgttgaCCAGGAGCAG